The following coding sequences lie in one Vigna radiata var. radiata cultivar VC1973A unplaced genomic scaffold, Vradiata_ver6 scaffold_73, whole genome shotgun sequence genomic window:
- the LOC106779888 gene encoding uncharacterized protein LOC106779888 translates to MPSYAKFLKVLLTKKRKYIEEKTIEVQGNCSAIIQKLLPPKLKDLESLTIPCTIGNISVGKTLIDLGASINLMPLSMFEKIEGFELKPTRMTLQLVDRSLKYLYGVAEDVLVKVDKFLFPVDFVIMEMEEDVNVPLILGGPFMKTARVLIDVKNDKLKVRVQDEEVNFDVFEAMSHPTG, encoded by the coding sequence ATGCCTTCATATGCTAAATTTTTGAAGGTGCTCCTCACTAAGAAAAGGAAGTACATTGAAGAGAAAACCATTGAAGTTCAAGGAAATTGCAGTGCTATCATACAAAAGCTTCTACCTCCCAAGTTGAAAGATCTAGAAAGCTTAACCATTCCTTGCACTATAGGGAATATCTCTGTTGGAAAGACACTAATTGATTTGGGAGCCAGTATCAATCTCATGCCGCTATCCATGTTTGAAAAGATTGAAGGTTTCGAACTCAAGCCTACTCGGATGACTCTTCAACTAGTGGATAGATCTCTAAAATATCTTTATGGAGTAGCTGAAGATGTGCTTGTTAAGgtagataaatttttatttcctgTGGACTTTGTTAtcatggagatggaggaggatgTGAATGTACCATTGATTCTTGGGGGACCTTTTATGAAGACTGCAAGAGTTTTGATTGATGTCAAAAACGACAAACTGAAGGTAAGAGTGCAAGATGAAGAAGtcaattttgatgtttttgaagCCATGTCTCACCCAACTGGATGA
- the LOC106779889 gene encoding serine/threonine-protein kinase-like protein At3g51990 translates to MEYAALRRSLSLPYGCPVSKILVLLGVDVNNEHKCIWSSSNVFDRDSFMSLGLVKTINGWRFMGENFSEEITGKTSELTIKGTRLFPESNFEKYVAEHIRILYDKIENLTLLQKGNLELNKEKLCKHDEALQNRLALQTAKAMDTLHSSTPPVIHRDIKSANVIIDRNYNARLGDFGLALRGHVDDYRLRSPPPADTMGYLDPCYVTPDNLSTKTDVFSFGISLLEIISGKKAIDITYSPPSIMDWAIPLIKKGKLLVVYDPRIVPPKDPVVRKQLAMIAAKCVRSCRERRPSMKEVVTWLCGLCKLVPLHSWNGFNNPCMMVETVGRPVEARNDEFNSRLAGVEEGNIEALDGRLSKSAMRYSRRVYSDLKVFPEGVLYKRTLIQLNT, encoded by the exons ATGGAATATGCTGCTTTGAGAAGGTCATTGTCTCTACCCTATGGATGTCCTGTTAGTAAAATCTTGGTGCTTCTAGGGGTGGATGTCAATAACGAGCATAAATGTATCTGGAGTTCCTCAAATGTATTTGACAGAGACTCTTTTATGTCTCTTGGATTAGTAAAGACCATAAATGGATGGAGATTTATGGGAGAAAACTTTTCTGAAGAAATTACAGGAAAAACATCAGAGTTGACAATTAAAGGAACACGTTTATTTCCTGAAtcaaactttgaaaaatatgtCGCCGAACATATAAGGATTCTGTATGATAAAATTGAGAATCTTACACTTCTGCAGAAAGGAAATCTGGAACTGAACAAAGAGAA attgtgcaaacatg ACGAAGCTCTGCAAAATCGTTTGGCTCTGCAAACTGCTAAAGCCATGGACACGCTTCACTCCTCGACCCCTCCTGTGATTCACCGTGACATAAAGTCTGCGAACGTTATCATCGACCGCAACTACAATGCGAGATTGGGGGATTTTGGTTTAGCCTTGAGAGGCCATGTTGATGACTACAGACTCAGGTCCCCTCCCCCTGCAGACACTATGGGCTATCTTGATCCTTGTTATGTAACTCCTGATAATTTGAGCACAAAAACTGATGTTTTCAGCTTTGGGATTTCGCTGCTGGAGATTATAAGTGGAAAGAAGGCCATTGACATCACTTATTCACCACCTTCTATCATGGATTGGGCTATTCCTCTCATCAAGAAAGGGAAGCTTTTGGTTGTTTATGATCCTAGAATTGTACCTCCCAAGGATCCGGTTGTGAGGAAGCAGTTGGCTATGATTGCTGCCAAGTGTGTGAGGTCTTGCAGGGAGAGGAGACCTTCCATGAAGGAGGTTGTTACTTGGCTCTGTGGGCTGTGTAAATTGGTGCCTCTTCATTCTTGGAATGGTTTTAACAACCCTTGCATGATGGTTGAGACTGTGGGGCGCCCCGTCGAAGCAAGAAATGATGAATTCAATTCTAGACTGGCAGGTGTGGAAGAGGGAAATATTGAAGCTTTGGATGGAAGACTTTCCAAATCTGCAATGAGGTATTCCCGGAGGGTGTATTCTGATTTAAAGGTATTCCCGGAGGGTGTATTATACAAAAGAACACTCATTCAACTTAATACATAA